Within the Desulfosalsimonas propionicica genome, the region TTTTCTTCCAAAGCGGCCATGGTTTGTCCGGTATCTCCCATGGGCGTGATCATTGCAATGCCGGTGATGTAAATGCCTGTCAAAATCCCGGGTCCTTAGCGGATAAAGGGTTCAAAATGATGCCACTGGCAGGGGTGTGCCAGTACCGCCTGCTCCAGCAGGCGGGTGTATTGCCGGGCGGCATCCGCTATCTGCCGGTCGCGCCCGGGGCCTTTTTTCCCGGCCGGCGCAATGGGCGGGTGGATGATAAAGCTGTAATGGTGCTCGCCCGTGCGAACGGCAAAAAACACGTAAATCGGTGCTTTGGTGGCCGCAGCGAGGGCAAAGGGCGCCCTGGGCAGCCGTACCGGCCGGTTGAAAAACGTGGTTTCCACATATGCCTGGATTGCGTCCCGGAACCGGTCGCCGGCCATGGACAAAATCCAGCCCTTTCGCAAATATGCCATGGCCTCGATGATTTCCATGGGCGAGCCCTGGCGGTTTTGGCCCGCAATCACCCTTACCCCGCTTTTTCGCAGGCTTTGTTTCTGTGTGCCCTCGATTTGTTCGTTCTGTTTTTCCCCCATGACCAGAAGCAGGGGCACGCCCTGCTCTTTTAGCAGCCGGGCGGCCACCTCCCAGTTGCCCACATGGCTCATGAGCAAAATCCCGCCGGTGCCGGCTTTTATGCAGGCCTTCAGATGCTCCAGGCCTTGGGCGGTGTAGGTGATACGGTTTTTATGTTCCAGCAGGTAGCGGTCCACGTAAAGATGGGTAAAGCTGTGAAACTGCCGCCACGCACACCAGATATGATACCATGCCGGCCGGCCGGGAAAAAGGGTTCTGTAAAAGCGCACGCTAACGGCCACCCGGGGCGGGAAAAACAGAAAATAGCCGGCTGCAATGGTGCGCACGGCTGCATAAAAGACCCAAAGCCCGTATTTTTCAGAGCAGTATACCAAAATCCGATAAAACAGGCGGATCATCGGGTTTCACCATAACTTTGGGGTTTTCGGGCGGCAAACCATTTTTCTTCCCGCCCCTGGCCCGAGTCCTGCACATGGCGGATTTCAAAGCCCGTAGATGTCAACAGATCCCGGATTTGGGCCTCGGTTCGGTCATGGCGCGCAATTCCCCGGATTTTTAAGCGCAGGATTTCAACCCGCCGCAGAAATGAATCTTTTGCTTCTCTGAGCACGGCCGCGCGCATGATCAGCCGGCCGCCCGGCTCCAGGCGGTCTTTTGCAGCGGCCAGGGTTTGGGCGGCGGCGTGGTCTGAAAGGTAATGGAGCA harbors:
- a CDS encoding lysophospholipid acyltransferase family protein; amino-acid sequence: MIRLFYRILVYCSEKYGLWVFYAAVRTIAAGYFLFFPPRVAVSVRFYRTLFPGRPAWYHIWCAWRQFHSFTHLYVDRYLLEHKNRITYTAQGLEHLKACIKAGTGGILLMSHVGNWEVAARLLKEQGVPLLLVMGEKQNEQIEGTQKQSLRKSGVRVIAGQNRQGSPMEIIEAMAYLRKGWILSMAGDRFRDAIQAYVETTFFNRPVRLPRAPFALAAATKAPIYVFFAVRTGEHHYSFIIHPPIAPAGKKGPGRDRQIADAARQYTRLLEQAVLAHPCQWHHFEPFIR